CCGCGCGAGGAGCGCCCGGAGCACGCGCCCGCCGTCCATCGGGAACGCGGGGAGCATGTTGAAGACGGCGAGGACGACGTTCAGCAGCGCGAGGTAGCCGAAGACGAAGAGGGCGGCGTTCACCCCGACGGAGGCCCCCGTCCCGGTGGGCAGGGCGAAGACGACCCCGTAGCAGACGACCCCGACCGCGACGCTGACCAGCGGCCCGGCGATCGCGATCCAGAACTCGTGTTTCCAGTCCTCGGGGAACTCCTCGAAGCTGGCGAGGCCGCCGAGCAGCCACAGGGTGATCGACTCGATCTGGTAGCCGTAGCGCATCGCGACCAGCGAGTGGCCGAACTCGTGGAGCAACACCCCGACGAACAGCCCGATGGCGGCCGCCAGCCCGAGGAACCACGGCGCGGGTCCCGACGCGAGCACGGCCGCGTCGACCCCGAGCCCCGCGGTCTCGTTCATCACCTCGACGATCGTTCCGACCTGCTGCCCGATGAGGTACGCGAACAGCGGTAAGACGAACAGAAACGTCCAGTTGAGCCTGATCGGAATGCCGAACGCGCTCCCGATCTTGATTCCACGCATGCCAGCGAGTTCGGTCGGTGCCCGGTTAAGTAACGGGGTTCACCCGGCGATCAGTCACCTCGCGGACCCCTGCCGGTCGGTAAGCGATTAAGTGCGTACCATCCATCACGGACGCCATGAGCGACGCAACCGAACCCGATCCGGTCGTGAAACGCGGCGGCGACGTCGCGTCCGAACCCGTCGACGCCGCCGACGGCCTCTCGAAGGCGGTCCTCCTCGACGAGTCGGACGGGGCCCCGAACTTCGCCATGCGGCGGTTCGAACTCGCGCCGGGCGCGGCCGTCCCGCGCCACACCAACGCGGTCGAACACGAGCAGTACGTCCTCGCCGGCGAGTACGTCGTCGGCGTCGGCGACGAAGAGCGGACGGTCTCGCCCGGCGACGCCCTGCTGATCCCCGCCGGCGTCGAACACTGGTACCGCAACGAGGGCGACGAGCCCGGCGCGTTCATCTGCGTCGTTCCCGACGGCGACGACACGATCGAACTCGTCGAGTAGGCGCTCGGGAGCCGCCGTGACCCCGTCTGACCGGGGTTACTCCAGCGTGCCGACCCGGTCGGCGACGTAGCCGAACTGGTCGCGGTAGCCGTTCGGCGACAGCAGCACGGGGTAGAACGGCTCGTCGGCGAGGAGGGGTTCGCCGTCGGCGGCCGCGAACCGCTCGCCGGACTCGACGCGCTCGAAGTTGCGCGCGAACACCTCGTAGCTGTCGGCGGCGGGCTTCGGGATCCGGTCGCGGAGCCGGAACACCGAGACGTCCTCGCGGCCGCCGGCGTCTAACACGTCGTCGGCACCGGGCGCGGAGATGGCCCCGGTCGCGGCGAGGAACGCGCGGGCGAGCCAGTAGGCGTTGTCGGCGGCGCGCTCGGAGCCCTGGAGGCCGGCCTCCACTTCGAGGGTGTGCGGGTGTTCGATGAGTCGCCCCTCGGTGAACGCGTCGGTCTGGATCACGGCGTCGACCGGCAGGTGCGGCGCGACGGCGCG
This genomic stretch from Halorubrum hochsteinianum harbors:
- a CDS encoding cupin domain-containing protein, whose translation is MSDATEPDPVVKRGGDVASEPVDAADGLSKAVLLDESDGAPNFAMRRFELAPGAAVPRHTNAVEHEQYVLAGEYVVGVGDEERTVSPGDALLIPAGVEHWYRNEGDEPGAFICVVPDGDDTIELVE
- a CDS encoding succinylglutamate desuccinylase/aspartoacylase domain-containing protein — protein: MEVHDLGDGEPEVAVVGAIHGDEPCGARAVERLLDADIDPERPVRLIVANEAALAAGERYLDADLNRAFPGNPDAEAHEVRLAAALLDALEGCTTLAIHSTQSYAEPFAVIDSMDEVTRAVAPHLPVDAVIQTDAFTEGRLIEHPHTLEVEAGLQGSERAADNAYWLARAFLAATGAISAPGADDVLDAGGREDVSVFRLRDRIPKPAADSYEVFARNFERVESGERFAAADGEPLLADEPFYPVLLSPNGYRDQFGYVADRVGTLE